One window of Thermocoleostomius sinensis A174 genomic DNA carries:
- a CDS encoding pentapeptide repeat-containing protein — MAKKRHLTQLKKGVVSWNQWRKNSNSVPDLSHADLQGLKLREIDFAGVNLQGANLREADLSYSDLSYADLTEADLTKADLAHSVCILANFSHANLHEANFILADLSEANFFEADLSRASLQSSQLFMANLASAQLDQAHLSEANLFMSILAKADLSGASLSYSNLSRSDLTGAILIATEALATDFTESIFTEACLQDWNINSETKLEKVECDYVYLRVEWYEEDEEIKGNFFERRPSNPSQKFAPGEFTKLFHKVLNTVDLIFRNGIDWQALVVSLEKLRIEAEGVELTIQAIENKDDGAFVVRVRVPPEANKAEVEKFFRQKYEQLLKAKEDRLNIQGEQLDFFRQQIKIERQNNTNLLGVIQVMAENQTPKYDMRGSNFGNFADAVQSGGKQQNVQHIYASESRQSIAEAAQEIQALLKQLEATNPHATEDQQMAYVNSAIPPTFKQRVVTALKEGGEAAIDEFLLENKYLKIGKAVVKGWLQANS, encoded by the coding sequence GTGGCTAAAAAAAGACATCTTACTCAATTGAAAAAAGGGGTTGTTAGCTGGAATCAGTGGAGAAAAAATAGCAACTCGGTTCCTGATCTCAGTCATGCTGATCTTCAAGGACTGAAGCTACGCGAGATTGATTTCGCTGGTGTGAATCTTCAAGGTGCTAATTTACGTGAAGCTGACTTGAGCTATTCAGATCTGAGTTATGCTGACCTTACTGAAGCTGACCTTACTAAAGCTGATTTAGCTCACTCTGTTTGTATTTTGGCTAATTTCAGTCATGCTAATCTCCACGAAGCAAACTTCATCTTAGCTGACCTTAGTGAAGCAAATTTTTTTGAGGCTGATCTTAGCAGGGCAAGCCTACAAAGTTCTCAACTTTTTATGGCCAATCTAGCATCAGCTCAACTCGACCAAGCTCATCTTAGTGAAGCTAATCTTTTTATGTCAATCTTGGCTAAGGCTGATCTGAGCGGAGCGAGTCTGAGTTACTCAAATCTAAGCCGTTCCGATCTTACAGGAGCTATATTAATAGCAACTGAAGCACTCGCAACTGACTTTACTGAATCAATATTTACTGAAGCATGTTTACAGGATTGGAACATTAATAGTGAAACAAAGCTAGAAAAGGTTGAATGCGATTATGTTTACTTGAGAGTTGAATGGTACGAGGAAGATGAGGAAATAAAAGGCAACTTTTTTGAGCGTCGTCCTAGCAACCCTAGTCAAAAATTTGCTCCAGGGGAGTTTACAAAGCTTTTTCATAAAGTACTGAATACTGTTGATCTTATCTTTCGTAATGGTATTGACTGGCAAGCTCTTGTTGTATCTCTAGAAAAACTAAGGATTGAAGCGGAAGGTGTCGAGCTAACAATTCAAGCCATTGAAAATAAAGATGATGGAGCTTTTGTTGTTCGAGTACGAGTGCCTCCAGAAGCAAATAAAGCAGAAGTTGAAAAGTTTTTCAGACAAAAGTATGAGCAATTATTAAAAGCAAAAGAAGATCGTTTAAACATACAAGGAGAGCAATTAGATTTTTTCCGTCAGCAAATTAAGATTGAACGCCAAAATAATACAAATTTATTGGGAGTTATTCAAGTCATGGCTGAAAATCAAACGCCTAAATATGACATGCGTGGTTCTAATTTTGGTAATTTTGCAGATGCGGTTCAATCGGGCGGTAAACAGCAAAATGTTCAACATATTTATGCTTCGGAGTCTAGGCAATCCATTGCAGAAGCTGCCCAAGAAATTCAGGCTCTTCTTAAACAGCTAGAAGCAACTAATCCTCACGCAACTGAAGATCAACAGATGGCTTATGTTAACTCTGCTATTCCACCTACCTTCAAGCAAAGAGTCGTTACTGCTCTAAAAGAGGGTGGTGAAGCTGCTATTGATGAATTTTTGCTGGAGAATAAGTATTTGAAGATAGGGAAAGCAGTTGTTAAAGGGTGGTTGCAA